Proteins encoded in a region of the Orcinus orca chromosome 8, mOrcOrc1.1, whole genome shotgun sequence genome:
- the MCAM gene encoding cell surface glycoprotein MUC18 isoform X2 — MGRSGLICAFLIAACCCCRRAAGVPGEAEQPDPELVEVEVGGTALLKCGPSHSPGNFSHADWFSVHKEKPTLIFRVRQGQGQSEPGEYQNRLSLQDKGTTLALTGITPHDERIFLCQGKRPQSQEHRIQLRVYKAPEEPLIQVNALGISVNSEEPGEVATCVGRNGYPLPQVTWYKNSQSLKEEKNRVHIQSSQIVESSGLYTLRSVLKAQLTKEDKDAQFYCELSYRLPSGNHMKESKEVTVPVFYPAERVWLEVEPEGMLKEGDRVEIRCLADGNPPPHFSIGKQNLSTREMEEERTDDNGVLVLEPARKEHSGLYECQGLDLESTASLLSDQQELVVNYVSEVRVSPAAPESQEGSSLTLTCEAESNQDLEFQWLREKTGKVLAKGPVLQLRNLKREAGGGYRCVASVPSVPGLNRTQLVNVAIFGSPWMALRERKMWVKENSMLNLSCEASGHPRPSVVWSVDGTASEQDQDPQSVLSVLNVLVTPELLETGAECVASNSLGRNTTIIILELDSNRSTSLSTSTVSPYARANSTSTEKKLTEPESKGVVIVAVTVCVLVLAVLGAVLYFFYKKGKLPCGRSGKQEITLPPSRKGEFVVEVKSDKLPEEMGLLQGSNGDKRAPGDQGEKYIDLRH; from the exons ATGGGACGGTCCGGGCTCATCTGCGCCTTCCTGATCGCCGCCTGCTGCTGCTGTCGCCGCGCCGCGG GTGTGCCTGGAGAGGCTGAGCAGCCCGACCCGGAGCTGGTGGAGGTGGAAGTGGGCGGCACGGCCCTTCTGAAATGTGGCCCCTCCCACTCCCCGGGCAACTTCAGCCACGCGGACTGGTTTTCT GTCCACAAGGAGAAGCCAACACTCATCTTCCGCGTGCGTCAGGGCCAGGGCCAGAGCGAACCTGGGGAGTACCAGAATCGGCTCAGCCTCCAGGACAAAGGGACTACTCTGGCCCTAACAGGCATCACCCCCCACGATGAGCGCATCTTCCTGTGCCAGGGCAAGCGCCCTCAGTCCCAGGAGCACCGAATCCAGCTCCGTGTCTACA AAGCTCCGGAGGAGCCACTCATCCAGGTCAATGCCTTGGGCATTTCTGTGAACAGTGAGGAGCCTGGGGAG GTTGCCACCTGTGTGGGGAGGAATGGGTACCCCCTTCCTCAAGTCACCTGGTACAAGAACAGCCAGTCCCTGAAGGAGGAGAAGAACC gGGTCCACATCCAGTCGTCCCAGATCGTGGAGTCGAGTGGTCTGTACACCTTGAGGAGCGTTCTGAAGGCACAGCTGACCAAGGAGGACAAAGATGCCCAGTTTTACTGCGAGCTCAGCTATCGGCTGCCCAGTGGGAACCACATGAAGGAATCTAAGGAGGTCACTGTCCCTGTTTTCT ACCCGGCAGAGAGAGTGTGGCTGGAAGTGGAGCCTGAGGGGATGCTGAAGGAGGGGGACCGCGTGGAGATCAGGTGTCTGGCTGATGGCAACCCCCCGCCCCACTTCAGCATCGGCAAGCAG AACCTCAGCACCagggagatggaggaagagaggaCCGATGACAACGGGGTCCTGGTCTTGGAGCCCGCCCGGAAGGAGCATAGCGGCCTCTACGAATGTCAGGGCCTGGACTTGGAAAGCACGGCATCGCTGCTGAGCGACCAGCAGGAGCTGGTGGTGAAct ATGTGTCTGAAGTCCGGGTGAGCCCCGCAGCCCCCGAGAGCCAGGAGGGCAGCAGCCTCACCCTGACCTGTGAGGCAGAGAGTAACCAGGACCTTGAGTTCCAGTGGCTGAGAGAAAAG ACAGGCAAGGTGTTGGCAAAGGGGCCTGTGCTCCAATTACGCAACCTGAAACGGGAGGCAGGGGGAGGTTACCGCTGCGTGGCATCTGTGCCCAGCGTTCCCGGCCTGAACCGCACCCAGCTCGTCAACGTGGCCATTTTTG GGTCCCCGTGGATGGCACTGAGGGAGAGGAAGATGTGGGTGAAGGAGAACTCCATGCTGAATCTGTCCTGTGAGGCCTCAGGGCATCCTCGGCCCAGCGTCGTCTGGAGCGTCGATGGCACG GCCAGCGAACAGGACCAAGATCCGCAGAGTGTCCTGAGCGTCCTGAATGTCCTTGTGACCCCAGAGCTGTTGGAGACAGGTGCCGAGTGCGTGGCCTCCAACTCCCTGGGCAGAAACACCACCATCATTATCCTGGAGCTGG ACTCCAACAGAAGCACTAGCCTCAGCACCTCCACCGTCAGTCCCTATGCTAGAGCCAACAGCACCTCCACAG AGAAAAAGCTGACAGAGCCCGAAAGCAAGGGTGTGGTCATCGTGGCCGTGACCGTGTGTGTCCTGGTCCTGGCTGTGCTGGGCGCTGTCCTCTATTTCTTCTACAAGAAGGGCAAGCTGCCGTGCGGACGGTCAGGCAAACAAGAGAT cacgCTGCCCCCGTCTCGTAAGGGCGAATTTGTAGTTGAAGTTAAGTCAGATAAGCTCCCAGAAGAGATGGGCCTCCTTCAGGGCAGCAACGGTGACAAGAGGGCTCCAGGAGACCAG GGAGAGAAATACATCGATCTGAGGCACTAG
- the MCAM gene encoding cell surface glycoprotein MUC18 isoform X1, with the protein MGRSGLICAFLIAACCCCRRAAGVPGEAEQPDPELVEVEVGGTALLKCGPSHSPGNFSHADWFSVHKEKPTLIFRVRQGQGQSEPGEYQNRLSLQDKGTTLALTGITPHDERIFLCQGKRPQSQEHRIQLRVYKAPEEPLIQVNALGISVNSEEPGEVATCVGRNGYPLPQVTWYKNSQSLKEEKNRVHIQSSQIVESSGLYTLRSVLKAQLTKEDKDAQFYCELSYRLPSGNHMKESKEVTVPVFYPAERVWLEVEPEGMLKEGDRVEIRCLADGNPPPHFSIGKQNLSTREMEEERTDDNGVLVLEPARKEHSGLYECQGLDLESTASLLSDQQELVVNYVSEVRVSPAAPESQEGSSLTLTCEAESNQDLEFQWLREKTGKVLAKGPVLQLRNLKREAGGGYRCVASVPSVPGLNRTQLVNVAIFGSPWMALRERKMWVKENSMLNLSCEASGHPRPSVVWSVDGTASEQDQDPQSVLSVLNVLVTPELLETGAECVASNSLGRNTTIIILELDSNRSTSLSTSTVSPYARANSTSTEKKLTEPESKGVVIVAVTVCVLVLAVLGAVLYFFYKKGKLPCGRSGKQEMERNTSI; encoded by the exons ATGGGACGGTCCGGGCTCATCTGCGCCTTCCTGATCGCCGCCTGCTGCTGCTGTCGCCGCGCCGCGG GTGTGCCTGGAGAGGCTGAGCAGCCCGACCCGGAGCTGGTGGAGGTGGAAGTGGGCGGCACGGCCCTTCTGAAATGTGGCCCCTCCCACTCCCCGGGCAACTTCAGCCACGCGGACTGGTTTTCT GTCCACAAGGAGAAGCCAACACTCATCTTCCGCGTGCGTCAGGGCCAGGGCCAGAGCGAACCTGGGGAGTACCAGAATCGGCTCAGCCTCCAGGACAAAGGGACTACTCTGGCCCTAACAGGCATCACCCCCCACGATGAGCGCATCTTCCTGTGCCAGGGCAAGCGCCCTCAGTCCCAGGAGCACCGAATCCAGCTCCGTGTCTACA AAGCTCCGGAGGAGCCACTCATCCAGGTCAATGCCTTGGGCATTTCTGTGAACAGTGAGGAGCCTGGGGAG GTTGCCACCTGTGTGGGGAGGAATGGGTACCCCCTTCCTCAAGTCACCTGGTACAAGAACAGCCAGTCCCTGAAGGAGGAGAAGAACC gGGTCCACATCCAGTCGTCCCAGATCGTGGAGTCGAGTGGTCTGTACACCTTGAGGAGCGTTCTGAAGGCACAGCTGACCAAGGAGGACAAAGATGCCCAGTTTTACTGCGAGCTCAGCTATCGGCTGCCCAGTGGGAACCACATGAAGGAATCTAAGGAGGTCACTGTCCCTGTTTTCT ACCCGGCAGAGAGAGTGTGGCTGGAAGTGGAGCCTGAGGGGATGCTGAAGGAGGGGGACCGCGTGGAGATCAGGTGTCTGGCTGATGGCAACCCCCCGCCCCACTTCAGCATCGGCAAGCAG AACCTCAGCACCagggagatggaggaagagaggaCCGATGACAACGGGGTCCTGGTCTTGGAGCCCGCCCGGAAGGAGCATAGCGGCCTCTACGAATGTCAGGGCCTGGACTTGGAAAGCACGGCATCGCTGCTGAGCGACCAGCAGGAGCTGGTGGTGAAct ATGTGTCTGAAGTCCGGGTGAGCCCCGCAGCCCCCGAGAGCCAGGAGGGCAGCAGCCTCACCCTGACCTGTGAGGCAGAGAGTAACCAGGACCTTGAGTTCCAGTGGCTGAGAGAAAAG ACAGGCAAGGTGTTGGCAAAGGGGCCTGTGCTCCAATTACGCAACCTGAAACGGGAGGCAGGGGGAGGTTACCGCTGCGTGGCATCTGTGCCCAGCGTTCCCGGCCTGAACCGCACCCAGCTCGTCAACGTGGCCATTTTTG GGTCCCCGTGGATGGCACTGAGGGAGAGGAAGATGTGGGTGAAGGAGAACTCCATGCTGAATCTGTCCTGTGAGGCCTCAGGGCATCCTCGGCCCAGCGTCGTCTGGAGCGTCGATGGCACG GCCAGCGAACAGGACCAAGATCCGCAGAGTGTCCTGAGCGTCCTGAATGTCCTTGTGACCCCAGAGCTGTTGGAGACAGGTGCCGAGTGCGTGGCCTCCAACTCCCTGGGCAGAAACACCACCATCATTATCCTGGAGCTGG ACTCCAACAGAAGCACTAGCCTCAGCACCTCCACCGTCAGTCCCTATGCTAGAGCCAACAGCACCTCCACAG AGAAAAAGCTGACAGAGCCCGAAAGCAAGGGTGTGGTCATCGTGGCCGTGACCGTGTGTGTCCTGGTCCTGGCTGTGCTGGGCGCTGTCCTCTATTTCTTCTACAAGAAGGGCAAGCTGCCGTGCGGACGGTCAGGCAAACAAGAGAT GGAGAGAAATACATCGATCTGA